Within the Girardinichthys multiradiatus isolate DD_20200921_A chromosome 12, DD_fGirMul_XY1, whole genome shotgun sequence genome, the region GGCAGataattaaacatttctctcaaacttgaaacataaaaacacatacatttacAGAAATTTGCAGTTTAAATTATACAGCTACACTATAGAataattcattatttatttctagGATTTGCATTTAAtattacagttttgttttatttatttacatatttttgttaattcagaATTGTCGGACCATTTCATGGTTTTATCAGTTAAATTTCAATGAAGGGCCCACTTGTTCAACTTACCCACATTAGCAGCAAAATCAGTTTTCTAATTACTAGacataatatttttaatatcaaGCTTTCACTCTATTATTATCATCTTAGattcttctgtcttttctttttaattgtatTACCTTTTAATGGaatcacaaaaacacagatgctTAACAACATCCCAAAGGGATTAACTGTGCGAAGCACACTATGCTAGGAAAAACAAATAGAGAGAAAATTGTTGTTGGTGAGTTCACGGTTAATGGACAATGTCAAGTTGTGACCACCGATTGTTAACCCTGTCACCCTTTCTGTGACCCCCCACACAAACGGTGCGTTCACGAGAAAAAGCCACTGAATGGATTTCTGAACTCAATCCAAACCTTCCATATTCTGTGTTTTTCAATGACATTTTTGCTGGCACAGGGAGTTTGGATACAAAAGGGGCTGTCAAGTATAAAAGGAAGGGGTTAAGTGAGGTATGGCACAGTTTGGTGCAAGAGCAAGAACAACAGCAGCTCCACTAGCAGCAAAGGCTAATTGACAATCAAAATGACCTCTACTGGAATGAACATGATGAGCAGGGTAAGTCTGAGTTTCCTTAATGCTTTTTAAGGATTACTGGTTACAAAAGTCTAAAgttcaaaattaaaaatgtagagGGAGCCCAAAAAGAGCtacaacaaatatttatttgtggtttaaaaaacaatttgagAGGACCTCTGTTTTTCTGGTTCAGATCACCTTCTACGAGGACAGGAACTTCCAGGGTCGCTCTTATGAATGCATGAGCGACTGCCCTGACATGTCCTCATACCTGAGCAGGTGCCACTCCTGCAGGGTGGAGAGAGGCTGCTTTATGGTCTACGACCGCACCAACTACATGGGCAACCAGTATTTCATGCGGAAGGGTGAGTATGCGGACTACATGAGCATGATGGACATGAGCGACTCCATCAGATCCTGCCGCATGATCCCCATGGTAAGACATCCCACACACTTTCATTACCATTACTGTCAGTGACATCTGTGGAAGATTTAGAGCTTCACCTGCTCCTTGTGCTTGCACCACAGTACAGAGGATCCTACAGGATGAGGATGTATGAGAGGGAGAACTTTGGCGGTCAGATGTACGAGCTGATGGATGACTGCGACAATATCATGGACCGTTACCGCATGGCCAACTGCATGTCCTGCAATGTGATGGACGGCCACTGGCTGATGTACGAGCATCCCCATTACAGAGGCAGGATGATGTACATGAGGCCCGGCGAGTACAGGAACTTCATGAACATGGGCTGGAGCGGCATGAGGTTCATGAGCATGAGGCGCATCACTGACTCCTTCTACTAAGCTCTCTTTGCACTGAATAAAGCTGTCATAAACTACACCTGGTGGGTTTGAGTCACTGCTTGTTTCAAAAACACCCCCAGAATGGCTTTAtgtcaaaaaacagaaatgtattcattgatcttgaacttcttcaaacttcatttcATTACAGTCACAAACTTTAAAGAATTGTATTGGTGATTTGAggacaaagcagaaaaaactgTGAATTGGAAGGAAATGGAGACCTTACTGAAGTCCCTTCATTCTGATGTTACTAGATAAAATCCAGCATAAACCCACATGCCATCAGACATCACTTAATGTAGCCCAGCTGTGTGTAATGTAATCTCAATTTAAATACATCCATTCTGTCAAGGCCTCACAGGGTTCTTAGAGATCATTCTTGAATAACCGGCCTCacaaaaaccaaggaacacagctgacaagtcagagataaagttgtggagcttgatggcagttgttgccggCGAAGGTGGCACAGCTAGTTATGGGGTTTGTGGGGCAATTGCATAGGGCCAGGTTTGTTGGGATAGCTTTCCTCAGTAAATAACACTTGGTTTTGAAATCTACTTTTGGGATGTATAAAGATTATCTTTGTCTAacattataatataatataatataatataatataatataatataatataatataatataatataatataatataatataatataatataatataatataataattactGTGCAGGATAATGAAGTCTAACAACTCAGAGCCATTTCCTTTTTACACACCATGATCCCATTTTCATTTCTATGTCCCAGCAAAACTCAGTGAAATGTCTCAAAAGCTGCTTTTTTAAGAGATGTTgttcaacaaaataaacaaggaaTAAATGTAATTCAGATTAGTTCACCAGATTAGTTCACTTTCAAAATATGAAGTTCACAACAAACCTCTTTTGAACCTACATTCTGCAATATTACCGCTAGGGGGAGACCCATCAAAAGTATTGTGAAAAGAATCCTGAGTGGAAAATTCTTATTTTATCACTTGATTTATTACCTCTTTGTCTTCATACCTTATCGTCTCTGAGGTtggttttaaaaccttttccatTGTTTATTGTTCAGTCTGTGATTTGTGGTCTCACTTGAAGTGAGACTGACAATAAAGCAGAGTAAAATCTCAGGCAGGGTTGTCTGGTGATCCATACGTTACCATCATGACAcagacattatcagctttatcaGCTGTACATTCATACTTTGTAGACAATGTCATcccaaaaaaaaatccttaagaAAAAACTTCAAATTCCACTGTATCACATGACATTATCATGCATTTAGTCTTAAGTCACttgcattttattaataaaaatacccAAAAACGCTCTTCTTATTGAAGGTAACAAAAACTTTGACAACTTCAAACTGACAGGTTTGTGCTTTGTATATATCGCTGTCAGTGAAAAGCTTGAGATTTGTGTGTACTGTGGCATCATACCTGTGGTTTTAATAGTCTAGAAATAAAAGAATAGGCAAAAGAAGAACTCTGAGACCTATCTGAAAGTCATGTCTTTCAGAGGTAGGGCAAATCTTGCCCTTAACACACAACATGTGAGTTTCAtcatataatattttaattgttttgcagCCTTCTCTTAGTATCCTGAAGTCTGTTCTGAGGTTGAACTTGCCAGATATTGTCATGTTGACAGTTTGTTTGCATGTCTTCCACTTGAAGACTGTTTCCAGTACAGTGCAGTGAAACCTTTTTTAATCCCTTGCATAATTTTGGCTGCTATATTTGTCTTTCTTAAGGCCTGAGCTATTTCTATCTATCACTATGTTGTTCActctcacttcaacagtcaggaggACACCTAACTaaatatctgaggtttaaacagggcAAACCTGATGATGTTCCAATGATGTGCATCTGATAGGcctttgtgtgatttttatcattttaagtgGGCATTTGAGGGTGTGCTAACTTATTCCTCACCAGGAACTGCaattttaatcatattttacagattgtttttattttgtagcctTTGTTTTGTAAGCTGAACAACAGGAAATtgggaggagagagagagaagaagacatgcagcaaagatcAATGGGCCAGGATTCGAACACCTGTGACGGCCACGTCGAGGACTGTATCCTCCGTACACAGGTCGCCTGCTCCACCCATTTGTACCCCTATTTTACAGAATATAAGAGGAATTATTTTCAGTTAATATTTATCTATATTCattacatttttcagctttgtaaaaattcatatttaatAACTATTTGTCCAGATATATTAGAAAAACACAGGCTTGGTCAGAAAAGTCATTTGTTTGCTTACAGGGTACATATATGAGGAATTAGTTCTGTtaattcaaacaaaaaacagacatgtAAAGAATTGGACAGTCAGATCTTTCCATCTCCAGATTAAAATTTAGTTTTCAAGCCAGggagtgctgctgctgctttcctGTTATAATAAAACAGCCCGACACTGAGCTGGAGAAGGTTTAGTCTGAATCTAAAGGAAATAGAACTCTTATGTCTGTAGCGTTTGCATATAAACTTCTAGTTTACAGACAAAATAGTGTAATAGTTAATATTATCAAGTTGTCTCAGTTTCTAATTTGGATTTAGTGCCACTCGGTtgtataaatattaatgttggcccacctgaattTGTTTCTGTGCGTTTGTGGTGCTCTCAGTAAGAAGAACAAAACAATATGCTGCAATCAATTAGTAAACACCCTAAACAATTGTTCAAGAGGAAATAAAAAGCATctcttataaaatatttttgcatttgcaTCACAAAGTTAAGAAGGAAGTATGGATTTTGATGAACATACAGATTCATCCACATACAGAGCTCTCCACATTTAGTGCCACCACTAAAATTGCATAGTCTCAGACCGgaaaagttagaaaaatcctaCATTTAAATTGAGTGCATTTATTCCATGGGGAAACAATCCATAATAACGCTTATTAGTGAACTTAACTAtgtaaattttacttttttttaaattgagctTTTTATTTAGCAATTCATGACTTATTGTTTCTTTGGGGTAGAACTTTACAACAcagaagttcatttattttagccaCTCTTCCAAATGGGAAAGAGATGTGATATGAGAAAGGCGGATGATTGTTGGCCACAGTAAGTTAGAAGAAGATTCTAAATGTCAACCGTTTGTTTGGGAGCAGGAGAAAGCCTTTTCTATCCTACCGTCACAAATGTAAAGTTTGCTAAATTTCCTAAGTTTACTGTGTGAAGTTTGCTAGATTCCTATTGGGCTTTCACTAGAGCTGTATGCTttgctcagatgagactaagGTTCAACAAACACTGAAAATACGTTTGGTGCAGaacaaaagctgaatatttgGAAAATATCCTCATGCCCAGTTTTAAGTATAGATGAGGGTCTGTGATGCTTtgggcctgtttttcttccaaagacCATTGGGACCATGTTACAGTGCATAACATCGTGAACACTTAGAAAAAGAAGCTGATTAAACAGCTTCTCAGAATTCAGTCTAGTTCTACAAAGGCCCAGTAAAGAACCATTCATTTGCTTCATGCATATTGAaccaggaaaacatttaaaaaacatgccAGGAACTGGTAGAGTATTGGAATTGGACATGGTTGCTCTATGCTATTTTGAAATGTTACAGAGACAACTAATTGCTATCCTACTGGCAAAAGGAGGCTATAAAAGGAATCACAGCAGGAGTGCCAATAATTGTGGTGACCAATTACTTTCACCAACTAATTTCACTAATTATCTGACTAGCGCTAAATAGTGCTTTTGggatctaaataaaaaaagacaaggtTGCAACAAGGTGGatttataataacaataatttctTAAATCTGTACTTTACGTGTTTAAAGGTCAAGGTGCTGCAATATAAAAACAACTAGAAAATAGAGCAAGAACAAAAGCATCAATatcaaaaatgcatttaaacacTATACAACTTTTTAAAGAGTGAGGTCTTTATTCCATTCTTAAAACTCTCTGTAGTCTGTGGTATCCTGGTGGTCGGAGAGGGTGTTCCACAGGCgaggagcagcagagaagaAGGCCCTTTCGCCCATGTAGTAGAGCGGAGGGACCGTGTTGATTTCTGAGCAGTGAGCTCGTTTCAGTTCAGCAGTGTTCAGAACTTTGAAACCAGCTCTGATTTTTTTCAGACTTGTTTCCAGGGAACAGGACATTCTTGCaatctttaaaatacagtatgtGTTGATCAAGGTTGAGGGTTTCTGGaggtattttacagtttttttgttggATATTTGCTACTTGTTCCCTCATTTTCAGCTTAGTCCTTGCAGCTGACCATGAACGGTAGACGCAGACAAAATTTATAGATCTATAGCAGATGAACAGCATCTAAAAAGTTATTAAGGAACAGGAGTCCTTCAGTGTATTATATATTTTGTATGTCAAGTTTTCAGGTCAGCTGAACAGGATTCATGTTCCAGTGGTTAAATACTATTTTCTGTTTGTCAGCGTTGCTGCTTGTAATAAACTGACTAAAGATCCAATTAATAGTGAGTTTCTTGCTTAGTGTGTGCTAATCGTTGACCAAACATTGAGTTTAGAAGCATTTTTTGATTGGTAAATAACTTGTAGGTCAAAGAGAAGTGTCTTAAGAAACTGCTCATCATATGGACAAAAAAATAACGGTGACAAGGACGTTATTCAAAAGGTTTAGGTTTAGTGCAACTTTTAGGGATCACAGGAGTCTGTCTCCACTTGGAAAAAACACAGCCAAAGACATAAGTGACTTGAATTGTTCAGACattaaattatattatataGAATTTGAGAGCATAACCTATCTGCATCCTGGTACACATCTTGCAACACTGGGCTCAAACCCCCTTTACCagttcttcaaagagctgtcaTAGTTCTAAGTACAATTTGTAAAATGGAAAATCCTGAAAAAGATCTAAGTATAAATCCCTTCATATCTCATATTGTTTTCATGCCTCAAAGGGGGATTTCACAAGCGCAACTTTCTAACGTTCCTTCTCaatctttttcttctttcctcttccTCCAGAGAGCAGCCAATACAGCAGCTGAGCGGGGAATCGATGCCCTGATACAAGATTCAGCCTAATGAGGATCAGAAACATCTTAATAAAGACCCGTAATCCACCACTTAATCCCTCATTACAGAATCTTCTGCATTTTCTGGTCTTGCTCCATACCGCCGCAGTGATGGCGCATTCAGGCCCATTGTTCTGCCTCGCTTCATCTCTCACCCAGGGCTACGACTGCCTTTGTCTCCCCATGGTGTCAGTTATATTTGATCCATTCTCATTAGACTTTCAGACGAGATGAGCAGAAGGGCCTGAAAATAGTGCTTTTGTGTGCACTTCTATGCTATCTCTTGTCTGAAATGGAAAACGAGACATATGTTTAATTAGAAGCGGATGGACTGGGACCGGCCGTCCGACAGCGAGATAGGGAGCGTATTGTGGAGAAGGTGCTGTGACTGATTACTGTTAAAGGACACGCTTCCCAGGCAATGTCTGTGCTGGTAATTATGACTTATGAGAAATCACTCTGAAGTGGGACGGATAAATTAACGTTTAAAGATGGGCCGCAGAAAGATTAACACAGACTGTGTTTAGTTTTGCACGGCATCACGATAAAAGTTTTACTCAAGTTTACAAAAGTTGTTACATCATCTGAAAGTGGGTGATTCAGCCAAGGTTAAACTGTCACACAATTTCTTCATCATTTTCTCCATTTAGATCTTGCTAAAATAGAAATAGCTGCTTCCCATTTGTCTTCTGAGCTCAAAACACAGAAGCTTGATTACTACCTTGTACTCCAGGTTAACCAGTGCTGGTTTTCAATATGGGTGATACGGCTCACTCTCTTTGGCAGCACAACCCTGGGGGGCAGCCTGAGCATTCTGAGTCAATGAAGAGCCTGtgtaaacagcaattttcaagtcggaccacagattctctgttggCCTTGAGGTAAACCAATCCATTGTACCTCCAGCTATAGTTTAGTGTTGTTGTCCAGCTGGATGGTACAtttccaccccagtctcagttcttttgcagcctctaacaggtttcccCCCAGGATCGGCCTAtacttagctccatccatcttcccatcaactctgatcagcatCCAAactttgctgaagaaaagcaccctCACCGCATGAAACCAgatgccatcaccatgtttcatagCTGGGACAGTGTATTCTGGGTATTAGTCCTCCACCACATAAACTGTTTGTATATATTATTTTCTCCTCAGAACAGAGTACCTTTTTCAAcaagtttgctgtgtcccccacatgatttctgtctgtttaggtggacaatatatatatatatatatatatatatatatatatatatatatatatatatatatatatatatatatattcagtatatatatatattctcacCAACTTTCTGTATATCAAATCTGAAAGAATAACAGAATCACAGTTGtgtacctacaggggttggacaatgaaactgaaacacctggttttagactacaataatttattagtatggtgtagggcctccttttgtggccaatacagcgtcaattcgtcttgggaatgacatatacaagtcctgcacagtggtcagagggattttaaggcattcttcttgcaggatagtggccaggtcactacgtgatactggtggaggaaaacgtttcctgactcgctcctccaaaacaccccaaagtggcttaataatatttagatctggtgactgtgcaggccatgggagatgttcaacttcactttcatgttcatcaaatcaatctttcaccagtcttgctgtgtgtattggtgcattgtcatcctgatacatggcaccgtcttcaggatacaatgtttgaaccattggatgcacatggtcctcaagaatggttcggtagtccttgacagtgacgcacccatctagcacaagtattgggccaagggaatgccatgatatggcagcccaaaccatcactgatccacccccatgcttcactctgggcatgcaacagtctgggtggtacgcttctttggggcttctccacaccgtaactctcccagatgtggggaaaacagtaaaggtggactcatcagagaacaatacatgtttcacattgtccacagcccaagat harbors:
- the LOC124878123 gene encoding gamma-crystallin M2-like, with the translated sequence MTSTGMNMMSRITFYEDRNFQGRSYECMSDCPDMSSYLSRCHSCRVERGCFMVYDRTNYMGNQYFMRKGEYADYMSMMDMSDSIRSCRMIPMYRGSYRMRMYERENFGGQMYELMDDCDNIMDRYRMANCMSCNVMDGHWLMYEHPHYRGRMMYMRPGEYRNFMNMGWSGMRFMSMRRITDSFY